Proteins from a genomic interval of Rhodothermus marinus:
- a CDS encoding DinB family protein, which yields MSEPWLMPDRARGAEARRADLLKGLQQVQYWIEEALHQLPDEAALWWEPAPGVPSIGARVQHILGASRRLAAYALDPAPDPEALAAEARTDWTPRGDSREQLLDALRRQFAALAERIEALSDAELDAVRPVGRRRLPVRRATILHHLIEHAAHHSGQLILLVRLYARR from the coding sequence ATGAGCGAACCCTGGTTGATGCCGGACCGCGCGCGTGGGGCGGAGGCCCGGCGGGCCGATCTGCTCAAGGGCTTGCAGCAGGTGCAGTACTGGATCGAGGAGGCGTTGCATCAGCTTCCGGATGAGGCGGCGCTGTGGTGGGAGCCGGCGCCGGGCGTGCCGTCGATCGGCGCGCGCGTGCAGCACATCCTGGGCGCCAGCCGCCGACTGGCCGCCTATGCGCTGGACCCGGCGCCTGATCCCGAGGCGCTGGCGGCCGAAGCACGCACCGACTGGACGCCGCGAGGCGATTCGCGGGAGCAACTGCTGGACGCGCTCCGACGGCAGTTTGCGGCGCTGGCCGAGCGCATCGAAGCACTCTCCGACGCCGAACTGGACGCGGTGCGTCCCGTGGGACGGCGTCGGCTGCCCGTGCGGCGCGCCACCATCCTGCACCACCTGATCGAACATGCCGCGCATCACAGCGGCCAGCTCATCCTGCTTGTGCGCCTTTATGCGCGTCGTTGA
- a CDS encoding GNAT family N-acetyltransferase: MMELYRAPVQNGAVLTIEEVGLEQLDVIRELNRAIFDEERIINTFDRDDLMILLARVNGVPVGFKIGYRENSRTFYSAKGGVLPEYRRQGIARQLLYVMMERARQKGYRRFAYDTFPNRHPGMAVLGLTEGFRVTRADYNTFYRDYRLRLEKDL; this comes from the coding sequence ATGATGGAGCTCTACCGCGCACCGGTCCAGAACGGCGCCGTCCTGACCATCGAAGAAGTCGGGCTGGAGCAACTGGACGTGATCCGGGAGCTAAACCGGGCCATTTTCGACGAGGAGCGTATCATCAACACGTTCGATCGGGACGACCTGATGATCCTGCTGGCCCGGGTCAACGGCGTGCCCGTCGGTTTCAAGATCGGCTACCGCGAAAACAGCCGTACGTTCTACAGCGCCAAGGGCGGGGTACTGCCCGAATACCGGCGTCAGGGCATCGCTCGCCAGCTTCTGTATGTGATGATGGAGCGGGCCCGCCAGAAGGGTTATCGGCGCTTCGCCTACGACACGTTCCCGAACCGGCATCCCGGCATGGCCGTGCTGGGCCTGACCGAGGGCTTCCGGGTCACCCGCGCCGACTACAACACGTTCTACCGCGACTACCGCCTGCGACTGGAGAAGGATCTGTAG
- a CDS encoding ABC transporter permease encodes MSLLLFELWEGLMAALRAIAAHKLRAVLTTLGIIIGIVAVTLMATVINGIERDFNESLSELGTDVLYVEKWPWIVGPGSRWWEYINRPDITPELADVIEERARYVVAAVPVLDRMGTARYGGTTVSSLTIVGAEADYPRVHAVDLALGRFYTEVEERSARAVCVLGAEVASRLFPVEQPLGKFIRLSGHRCQVIGVLQRKGSGPDSPASTDTQVFIPFRTYARFFGIRNRSVSIHVKVVDPELMALAKDELTGVLRVARRLDALEKNDFEINEQQALREQLAPVKTAIYGVGLFLTGLSLLVGGVGVMNIMFVSVKERTREIGIRKAVGATRRAILVQFLIEAILVCMIGGVIGVLLAMALTGVVNLFIDAFLPATTVALAFLICVLTGITFGLAPAWTAARAQPIEALRYE; translated from the coding sequence ATGTCGCTGCTGCTGTTCGAACTCTGGGAGGGCCTGATGGCCGCGCTCCGGGCCATCGCCGCGCACAAGCTGCGGGCCGTCCTGACCACGCTGGGCATCATCATCGGCATCGTGGCCGTCACACTGATGGCCACGGTGATCAACGGCATCGAGCGGGACTTCAACGAGTCGCTCTCGGAGCTGGGCACCGACGTGCTGTATGTGGAGAAGTGGCCCTGGATCGTCGGGCCCGGCTCGCGCTGGTGGGAGTACATCAACCGCCCGGACATCACGCCCGAGCTGGCCGACGTGATCGAGGAGCGGGCCCGCTACGTGGTGGCCGCCGTGCCGGTGCTCGATCGCATGGGCACGGCCCGTTATGGCGGCACCACCGTCTCGTCGCTGACCATCGTGGGCGCCGAAGCCGACTATCCCCGGGTGCACGCGGTGGACCTGGCGCTCGGCCGTTTCTACACCGAAGTGGAAGAGCGAAGCGCCCGCGCCGTGTGCGTGCTGGGCGCCGAGGTGGCCTCCCGACTGTTTCCCGTCGAGCAACCGCTGGGCAAGTTCATCCGGCTCAGCGGGCATCGCTGCCAGGTGATCGGCGTGCTGCAGCGCAAGGGAAGCGGCCCCGACAGTCCGGCTTCGACCGACACCCAGGTGTTCATTCCGTTCCGGACCTACGCGCGGTTCTTCGGCATTCGCAACCGGAGCGTGTCCATTCACGTCAAGGTGGTCGATCCGGAGCTGATGGCGCTGGCGAAGGACGAACTGACGGGGGTCCTGCGCGTGGCGCGCCGGCTGGATGCGCTGGAAAAGAACGACTTCGAGATCAACGAGCAGCAGGCGCTCCGGGAACAACTGGCGCCGGTCAAGACCGCCATCTACGGCGTGGGGCTGTTTCTGACGGGTCTGTCGCTGCTGGTGGGCGGCGTGGGCGTGATGAACATCATGTTCGTGTCGGTCAAAGAACGCACGCGCGAGATCGGCATCCGCAAGGCCGTGGGCGCCACGCGCCGGGCCATTCTCGTGCAGTTTCTGATCGAGGCGATCCTGGTCTGCATGATCGGAGGCGTGATCGGCGTGCTGCTGGCCATGGCACTGACCGGCGTGGTCAACCTGTTCATCGACGCCTTCCTGCCGGCCACGACGGTCGCCCTTGCCTTCCTGATCTGCGTGCTGACCGGTATCACGTTCGGGCTGGCGCCGGCCTGGACGGCCGCCCG